The following proteins are encoded in a genomic region of Rattus rattus isolate New Zealand chromosome 2, Rrattus_CSIRO_v1, whole genome shotgun sequence:
- the LOC116893370 gene encoding inactive serine/threonine-protein kinase TEX14-like: protein MERTLLGRQRSSCPHYWAILPLCASYWPLAPTPTSDRCLDGSTPTHAGASSGRGLVLWHLLQAGGDLRLRDQQGRTPRDWAEQGDSKQRWEVLELMQWCRTHMSALVQSGELAPSGSLSQLQASSGHSLCGSLPSLRLVQADRALRQGQIRSSPKTPALGFGQLSSLQPPALITGIPVVDPKELVPTQGEPDSTYDSSSHTIMTNLLWKGHPVTVRQLKSPESSPDVLLADLQLCRLPNLCGTCCKPREEEGHPAPPWPAAADGTEPLRGPV from the exons ATGGAGAGAACTCTGCTGGGCAGACAGCGCTCTTCCTGTCCGCACTACTGGGCCATACTTCCGCTGTGCGCCTCCTACTGGCCTTTGGCGCCAACCCCAACCAGTGA CCGCTGCCTCGATGGCAGCACACCCACGCACGCAGGTGCCTCCTCAGGCCGAGGCTTGGTGCTGTGGCACCTGCTGCAGGCAGGAGGTGACCTGCGTCTGCGTGACCAGCAGGGTCGCACACCACGAGACTGGGCTGAGCAGGGTGATAGCAAGCAGAGGTGGGAG GTGCTGGAACTGATGCAGTGGTGCCGGACCCACATGTCAGCACTGGTGCAGAGTGGGGAGTTGGCGCCCAGTGGGTCCCTGAGTCAGTTGCAAGCTAGCTCTGGACACAGCCTGTGTGGCTCCCTGCCCTCACTAAGGCTGGTCCAGGCAGACAG GGCACTGAGGCAAGGGCAGATCAGAAGCTCCCCCAAAACTCCAGCGTTGGGATTCGGCCAG CTGAGCAGCCTGCAGCCACCAGCACTGATAACGGGCATCCCAGTAGTAGACCCCAAGGAGCTGGTACCAACCCAGGGTGAGCCTGACAGTACCTACGACAGCAGTTCTCATACCATCATGACCAA CCTCCTGTGGAAGGGCCACCCAGTTACCGTACGGCAGCTGAAGAGCCCTGAATCCAGCCCTGATGTGCTATTGGCTGACCTTCAGCTCTGCAGGTTACCCA ATCTATGTGGGACGTGTTGTAAGcctagagaggaggaaggg CATCCTGCACCACCCTggcctgctgctgctgatggCACTGAGCCCCTCAGAGGACCTGTCTAG